TTTCGGTTACAGAACCTGCACCAACCGTGCGGCCACCTTCACGGATAGCGAAGCGGAGCTGCTTTTCCATAGCGATCGGAGCGATGAGGTTCACGTGAATCGTGACCGTGTCACCCGGAGTAACCATTTCGACACCTTCCGGGAGCTGGATCGTACCAGTAACGTCGGTGGTGCGGAAGTAGAACTGCGGACGGTAGCCATTCATGAACGGCGTGTGACGGCCACCTTCGTCCTTCGTGAGAACGTAGATTTCAGCCTTAAATTCGGTGTGCGGAGTGACGGACTTCGGAGCTGCGAGCACCATGCCACGGACGATGTCCTTCTTTTCAGCGCCACGGAGGAGGAGGCCAACGTTGTCACCGGCCTGAGCGTCATCGAGGAGCTTACGGAACAT
The nucleotide sequence above comes from Fibrobacter sp. UWB16. Encoded proteins:
- a CDS encoding EF-Tu/IF-2/RF-3 family GTPase, producing the protein DKPFLMPIEDVFTITGRGTVATGRIERGVVRLNDKVERIGLGETTEYVITGVEMFRKLLDDAQAGDNVGLLLRGAEKKDIVRGMVLAAPKSVTPHTEFKAEIYVLTKDEGGRHTPFMNGYRPQFYFRTTDVTGTIQLPEGVEMVTPGDTVTIHVNLIAPIAMEKQLRFAIREGGRTVGAGSVTEIIK